The following are encoded in a window of Amaranthus tricolor cultivar Red isolate AtriRed21 chromosome 2, ASM2621246v1, whole genome shotgun sequence genomic DNA:
- the LOC130803066 gene encoding uncharacterized protein LOC130803066 isoform X1: protein MPSFPSFFLSTRFRIKVSGRKYFDAAKLLLGVFLGLWVLLFSGSHLIRAPIYYPDVLLFAPFLKVEMAAGYNTNFHREDALSSIMHRHAISFQSGAVNSTSEMIPIGHYHGMNASNGNLMYCDSSNTIGSSSPSTTTAGNSTSSLLLDSVPGLNHDASLAVEWTEEEQFKLEEGLVKYKDEPSIMKYIKIAALLRDKTVRDVALRCRWMTRKRKKQEEYHSGKKGNYRKDKFMESSSKRNLPSTSMPSTNMTPYSHQSDQMDQKQHVNCKVLTSKAKQLLEQNVQTLNLINSNFSLYKLQDNIDLLCRARDNINNINTMINDMRELSGKIGQMQELSLCIDQYLADSLLPRTNSIRMLPPKLESRC from the exons ATGCCTTCTTttccatctttctttctttctactCGTTTCAGAATTAAAGTTAGTGGGAGAAAATACTTTGACGCTGCGAAGCTTTTACTTGGCGTTTTTTTGGGTTTGTGGGTATTATTATTTTCTGGGTCACATCTGATTAGGGCTCCTATCTATTACCCAGATGTTCTGCTTTTCGCTCCCTTTCTAAAG GTTGAGATGGCTGCTGGGTATAATACCAACTTTCACCGGGAAGATGCTTTAAGCTCTATTATGCACCGACATGCCATATCTTTTCAGTCGGGGGCTGTGAATAGCACGTCTGAGATGATTCCGATTGGTCACTATCATGGGATGAATGCTAGTAATGGGAACCTAATGTATTGTGATAGTTCTAACACCATTGGTAGTAGCAGTCCTAGCACAACAACAGCTGGTAATTCAACTAGTTCTCTTCTTTTGGATTCAGTTCCTGGGTTAAATCATGATGCAAGTCTTGCTGTTGAGTGGACCGAGGAAGAACAATTCAAGTTGGAGGAAGGTCTTGTAAA GTATAAGGATGAGCCTAGTATCATGAAGTATATCAAAATTGCTGCCCTTTTGCGGGATAAAACTGTACGCGATGTTGCTCTTAGATGTCGGTGGATGACG AGAAAGCGGAAAAAACAAGAGGAATATCACTCAGGAAAAAAGGGTAATTACAGAAAG GATAAGTTCATGGAATCATCTTCAAAGCGTAATTTGCCTTCGACTTCTATGCCTAGCACGAACATGACTCCATATTCTCATCAATCAGACCAGATGGACCAGAAGCAGCATGTAAACTGCAAAG TTTTGACCAGCAAAGCAAAGCAGCTATTGGAGCAGAATGTTCAAACCTTAAATCTAATTAACAGTAACTTCTCATTGTACAAG TTGCAGGATAACATTGACCTCCTCTGTCGTGCAAGAGacaacattaataatattaataccatGATAAATGA CATGAGAGAGCTTTCTGGAAAAATTGGCCAGATGCAAGAGCTTTCATTATGTATTGATCAATATCTCGCAGATAGTCTTTTGCCACGTACAAATTCG ATAAGGATGTTACCACCTAAGCTGGAGTCGAGATGTTGA
- the LOC130803066 gene encoding uncharacterized protein LOC130803066 isoform X2 produces MPSFPSFFLSTRFRIKVSGRKYFDAAKLLLGVFLGLWVLLFSGSHLIRAPIYYPDVLLFAPFLKVEMAAGYNTNFHREDALSSIMHRHAISFQSGAVNSTSEMIPIGHYHGMNASNGNLMYCDSSNTIGSSSPSTTTAGNSTSSLLLDSVPGLNHDASLAVEWTEEEQFKLEEGLVKYKDEPSIMKYIKIAALLRDKTVRDVALRCRWMTRKRKKQEEYHSGKKGNYRKDKFMESSSKRNLPSTSMPSTNMTPYSHQSDQMDQKQHVNCKVLTSKAKQLLEQNVQTLNLINSNFSLYKLQDNIDLLCRARDNINNINTMINDMRELSGKIGQMQELSLCIDQYLADSLLPRTNS; encoded by the exons ATGCCTTCTTttccatctttctttctttctactCGTTTCAGAATTAAAGTTAGTGGGAGAAAATACTTTGACGCTGCGAAGCTTTTACTTGGCGTTTTTTTGGGTTTGTGGGTATTATTATTTTCTGGGTCACATCTGATTAGGGCTCCTATCTATTACCCAGATGTTCTGCTTTTCGCTCCCTTTCTAAAG GTTGAGATGGCTGCTGGGTATAATACCAACTTTCACCGGGAAGATGCTTTAAGCTCTATTATGCACCGACATGCCATATCTTTTCAGTCGGGGGCTGTGAATAGCACGTCTGAGATGATTCCGATTGGTCACTATCATGGGATGAATGCTAGTAATGGGAACCTAATGTATTGTGATAGTTCTAACACCATTGGTAGTAGCAGTCCTAGCACAACAACAGCTGGTAATTCAACTAGTTCTCTTCTTTTGGATTCAGTTCCTGGGTTAAATCATGATGCAAGTCTTGCTGTTGAGTGGACCGAGGAAGAACAATTCAAGTTGGAGGAAGGTCTTGTAAA GTATAAGGATGAGCCTAGTATCATGAAGTATATCAAAATTGCTGCCCTTTTGCGGGATAAAACTGTACGCGATGTTGCTCTTAGATGTCGGTGGATGACG AGAAAGCGGAAAAAACAAGAGGAATATCACTCAGGAAAAAAGGGTAATTACAGAAAG GATAAGTTCATGGAATCATCTTCAAAGCGTAATTTGCCTTCGACTTCTATGCCTAGCACGAACATGACTCCATATTCTCATCAATCAGACCAGATGGACCAGAAGCAGCATGTAAACTGCAAAG TTTTGACCAGCAAAGCAAAGCAGCTATTGGAGCAGAATGTTCAAACCTTAAATCTAATTAACAGTAACTTCTCATTGTACAAG TTGCAGGATAACATTGACCTCCTCTGTCGTGCAAGAGacaacattaataatattaataccatGATAAATGA CATGAGAGAGCTTTCTGGAAAAATTGGCCAGATGCAAGAGCTTTCATTATGTATTGATCAATATCTCGCAGATAGTCTTTTGCCACGTACAAATTCG TAG
- the LOC130803066 gene encoding uncharacterized protein LOC130803066 isoform X3, which translates to MAAGYNTNFHREDALSSIMHRHAISFQSGAVNSTSEMIPIGHYHGMNASNGNLMYCDSSNTIGSSSPSTTTAGNSTSSLLLDSVPGLNHDASLAVEWTEEEQFKLEEGLVKYKDEPSIMKYIKIAALLRDKTVRDVALRCRWMTRKRKKQEEYHSGKKGNYRKDKFMESSSKRNLPSTSMPSTNMTPYSHQSDQMDQKQHVNCKVLTSKAKQLLEQNVQTLNLINSNFSLYKLQDNIDLLCRARDNINNINTMINDMRELSGKIGQMQELSLCIDQYLADSLLPRTNSIRMLPPKLESRC; encoded by the exons ATGGCTGCTGGGTATAATACCAACTTTCACCGGGAAGATGCTTTAAGCTCTATTATGCACCGACATGCCATATCTTTTCAGTCGGGGGCTGTGAATAGCACGTCTGAGATGATTCCGATTGGTCACTATCATGGGATGAATGCTAGTAATGGGAACCTAATGTATTGTGATAGTTCTAACACCATTGGTAGTAGCAGTCCTAGCACAACAACAGCTGGTAATTCAACTAGTTCTCTTCTTTTGGATTCAGTTCCTGGGTTAAATCATGATGCAAGTCTTGCTGTTGAGTGGACCGAGGAAGAACAATTCAAGTTGGAGGAAGGTCTTGTAAA GTATAAGGATGAGCCTAGTATCATGAAGTATATCAAAATTGCTGCCCTTTTGCGGGATAAAACTGTACGCGATGTTGCTCTTAGATGTCGGTGGATGACG AGAAAGCGGAAAAAACAAGAGGAATATCACTCAGGAAAAAAGGGTAATTACAGAAAG GATAAGTTCATGGAATCATCTTCAAAGCGTAATTTGCCTTCGACTTCTATGCCTAGCACGAACATGACTCCATATTCTCATCAATCAGACCAGATGGACCAGAAGCAGCATGTAAACTGCAAAG TTTTGACCAGCAAAGCAAAGCAGCTATTGGAGCAGAATGTTCAAACCTTAAATCTAATTAACAGTAACTTCTCATTGTACAAG TTGCAGGATAACATTGACCTCCTCTGTCGTGCAAGAGacaacattaataatattaataccatGATAAATGA CATGAGAGAGCTTTCTGGAAAAATTGGCCAGATGCAAGAGCTTTCATTATGTATTGATCAATATCTCGCAGATAGTCTTTTGCCACGTACAAATTCG ATAAGGATGTTACCACCTAAGCTGGAGTCGAGATGTTGA
- the LOC130805529 gene encoding protein ALP1-like, which produces MRLHNLNRMIRESDTLCRNYLRINRYTFGVLLEMVRDIGGLNETRNTCLEEMVAGFLYTLAHHKKNRMMGAHFYRSGETISRQFHACLLAILKLHAILLKKPTPIQEDCNDERWKYFKNSLGALDGTMILVNVPCDDRSKYRTRKGTLAMNVLGVCSPEMEFIYVLPGWEGSAHDGRILRDAISRPNGLKVPKGCYYLCDGGYTNGEGFLAPYREHLYHLREWNNGPRQPQTAEEYFNLRHAKARNVIERCFGLLKGRWGILRSPSWFSLQTHSRIVLACALLHNLVKRYMLAEFDDEDLFEENDSDDNEEDDVEYITSITRMDESSASGGGKGKNKRFWTAQEDKVLVEALSELAVDPH; this is translated from the exons ATGAGATTGCACAACTTGAATAGAATGATTAGAGAAAGTGACACTTTGTGTAGGAACTATCTTCGTATAAATCGATACACATTTGGTGTACTTTTAGAGATGGTTAGAGATATTGGTGGattaaatgaaacaagaaaCACATGTTTGGAAGAGATGGTTGCGGGTTTCTTATACACATTAGCTCaccataagaaaaatagaatgatgGGTGCACATTTTTATAGAAGTGGTGAAACTATTAGTAGACAATTTCATGCTTGTTTGTTAGCAATCTTAAAGTTACATGCTATTCTTCTTAAGAAACCAACACCAATACAAGAGGATTGCAACGATGAAAGATGGAAATATTTCAAg aaCTCATTAGGTGCTCTTGATGGTACAATGATTCTAGTGAATGTTCCTTGTGATGATCGATCCAAATATCGGACTAGAAAAGGTACCCTTGCTATGAATGTATTAGGAGTATGTTCACCCGAGATggaatttatatatgtcttaccTGGTTGGGAGGGGTCGGCACACGATGGTCGGATTCTTCGAGATGCTATTTCTAGGCCTAATGGGTTAAAAGTTCCAAAAG gtTGTTATTATCTATGTGATGGAGGATATACTAATGGAGAAGGATTCCTTGCACCCTATAGAGAGCATCTTTATCATCTTAGAGAATGGAATAATGGCCCCCGACAACCTCAAACCGCCGAAGAATATTTCAACTTAAGGCATGCAAAAGCTAGAAATGTGATTGAGAGATGCTTTGGATTACTCAAGGGAAGATGGGGGATTCTTAGAAGTCCTTCTTGGTTTAGTTTACAAACACATAGTCGAATTGTACTTGCTTGTGCTTTATTACATAATTTGGTAAAGAGATACATGCTTGCAGAATTTGATGATGAGGACTTGTTTGAGgaaaatgatagtgatgataatgaggaagatgatgtgGAGTACATAACCTCCATTACT AGGATGGATGAAAGTAGTGCTAGTGGAGGTGGAAAGGGAAAAAACAAACGATTTTGGACTGCCCAAGAAGATAAAGTTCTTGTGGAAGCATTGTCAGAGCTAGCTGTTGATCCTCACTAG
- the LOC130803093 gene encoding serine/threonine-protein phosphatase 7 long form homolog: MDLNEFKHFICSRIGIDTKRSTVNLSFKYNLSGDLLAFPLEDEEAIDAMWVYSRSTLSPSLELYVEEVPLGNEDINVVETNAFMNITPSAPSAFMNMREMKCTCNKPSIYHLPCSHVLAVCIKRHLSYERFVDSCYTTQSYVNTYESIFLPLIDKRSWPQYTGVDAPWEVISGYSWGSAALAYLYRRLCEASRKNVKEIAGPLIILQLWAWEHVLIGQPMRSVGRGAFAPPLLPPPHVPYGSRWSFERRTRTHTGSGVGFYRDQLDLLRADQFLWDPYPPEAYAALPQHSGIMSGAWRASVPLLCFDIVEVHLPERVLRQFGMVQGILPPCDTEAEFHHSRKGREPKNWLEVNWRHVARWEHRLELLAQGAPIDAEGAPTTADYMPWFLSITRQWMTPRGIMAAAQYTPAASTLTHFAQGIASVISSSQEEPVREIAQGLLRGTQFQQFIMELTAPDTTMYECGSSPHHADVHLEEVDLTCPDYGAGSSQGATSSHYHSPPLPERHATASYYRRRRRKPSQLDRVQEED, encoded by the exons atggatttgaatgaatttaaacattttatatgctctaggattggcattgacactaaaAGAAGTACtgtcaatttaagttttaagtacaatcttagtggagatttgttagcttttccgcttgaggatgaggaggctatagatgcaatgtgggtatattcaaggtctacccttagtccttctttagagttatatgtagaagaggtacccctagggaatgaagatatcaatgttgtggaaacaaatgcattcatgaatataactccttctgctccttctgcattcatgaatatgagagagatgaaatgcacttgtaacaaaccctccatatatcacttaccttgttctcatgttcttgccgtATGTATTAAACGACACTTATCCTACGAGCGTTTTGTGGACTCCTGCTACACGACCCAGAGCTATGTCAACACATATGAATCCATATTCTTGCcgttgattgataagaggtcatggcctcaatacaccggtgttgatgcgccatgggaggtcatctccgggtacagctggggttcggcagccctagcgtatctgtacaggagactttgtgaagcttcacggaagaacgtgaaggagatcgctggGCCCCTGATTATTCTACAA ctttgggcatgggagcatgttctcattggtcaaccgatgaggagtgtgggacgtggtgcatttgcgccaccactGCTTCCTCCCCCGCATGTGCCatatggatcgcggtggtcctttgaaagacgaacaaggacccacactggatcgggcgtggggttctaccgTGATCAACTCGATCTACTACGTGCTGACCAG TTTctatgggacccttacccccctgaggcatacgctgcattgcctcagcactcgggcataatgtcaggggcgtggagagcatctgtacctctgctctgcttcgacatagtcgaagtgcatctccctgaaCGCGTattgcgccaatttgggatggtacagggcatcctgCCTCCATGTGACACAGAAGCGGAGTTCCACCACTCTCGCAAGGGTCGGGAACCCAAGAACTGGCTAGAGGTCAACTGGCGCcatgtcgctcgttgggagcacaggctagagctgctggcccaaggtgcgccgatcgacgctgaaggcgcacctactacggcggattacatgccgtggttcctctccattactcgtcaatggatgacaccacgaggtatcatggcGGCAGCCCAGTACACTCCCGCAGCATCGACGttgacacacttt gcacagggcattgcatcagtcatcagctcctcccaagaggagcccgtacgggagattgcccaaggcttACTCCGAGGGACGCAGTTTCAACAATTCATTATGGAATTGACTGCGCCCGACACCACTATGTACGAGTGCGgttcatctcctcatcatgccgatgttcatcttgaggaggttgacttaacgtgcccggactacggtgccgggtcctcacagggtgccacatcatcacactATCATtcccctcccctacccgagcgtcatgcgactgcatcttactatcgtaggaggcgtcgtaaaccgtcacaattagacagggtacaggaggaggattag
- the LOC130803099 gene encoding 50S ribosomal protein L23, chloroplastic-like isoform X2, producing MAIVPSNLHSLSSSFSFTNPSPNVSATSFTFQIPHKTILISRFFSKNSNIHATSATYAQNSFNFYVSPVKKPSFRRDLIVAQATEAVAPATEETAASKSKTLKKSKKEKYPRRILDVYQILQVPIITEAAIKNIADENSLLFTVDVRADKKMIREAVTNFFGVKVRKVNTLIRPDGTKKAYVMLNREFNASDLAKKIGIFPSSG from the exons ATGGCCATCGTTCCCTCTAATCTCCATTCCCTCTCTTCATCTTTCTCATTCACCAATCCTTCCCCTAATGTCTCTGCTACCTCTTTTACCTTTCAAATTCCCCATAAAACTATCCTAATTTCTCGCTTTTTCtccaaaaattcaaatattcacGCCACTTCTGCTACTTATGCCCAGAATAGTTTCAATTTTTATG TTTCTCCAGTGAAGAAGCCCAGCTTTCGAAGGGATCTAATCGTTGCACAGGCAACAGAAGCAGTTGCACCAGCCACAGAAGAGACTGCTGCTTCTAAATCAAAAAccttaaagaaaagtaaaaaggaAAAGTACCCTCGGAGAATACTTGATGTGTATCAGATCCTTCAGGTCCCCATTATAACTGAAGCTGCGATTAAGAATATTGCTGACGAGAACTCACTACTCTTCACTGTTGATGTTCGTGCTGACAAAAAGATGATCAGGGAGGCCGTTACTAACTTTTTTGGTGTCAAAGTTCGTAAAGTAAATACTTTGATTAG GCCTGATGGAACGAAGAAAGCATATGTGATGTTGAATAGAGAATTCAATGCTTCAGATCTCGCAAAGAAGATAGGAATCTTCCCTAGCAGTGGCTGA
- the LOC130803099 gene encoding 50S ribosomal protein L23, chloroplastic-like isoform X1, which produces MAIVPSNLHSLSSSFSFTNPSPNVSATSFTFQIPHKTILISRFFSKNSNIHATSATYAQNSFNFYDAVSPVKKPSFRRDLIVAQATEAVAPATEETAASKSKTLKKSKKEKYPRRILDVYQILQVPIITEAAIKNIADENSLLFTVDVRADKKMIREAVTNFFGVKVRKVNTLIRPDGTKKAYVMLNREFNASDLAKKIGIFPSSG; this is translated from the exons ATGGCCATCGTTCCCTCTAATCTCCATTCCCTCTCTTCATCTTTCTCATTCACCAATCCTTCCCCTAATGTCTCTGCTACCTCTTTTACCTTTCAAATTCCCCATAAAACTATCCTAATTTCTCGCTTTTTCtccaaaaattcaaatattcacGCCACTTCTGCTACTTATGCCCAGAATAGTTTCAATTTTTATG ATGCAGTTTCTCCAGTGAAGAAGCCCAGCTTTCGAAGGGATCTAATCGTTGCACAGGCAACAGAAGCAGTTGCACCAGCCACAGAAGAGACTGCTGCTTCTAAATCAAAAAccttaaagaaaagtaaaaaggaAAAGTACCCTCGGAGAATACTTGATGTGTATCAGATCCTTCAGGTCCCCATTATAACTGAAGCTGCGATTAAGAATATTGCTGACGAGAACTCACTACTCTTCACTGTTGATGTTCGTGCTGACAAAAAGATGATCAGGGAGGCCGTTACTAACTTTTTTGGTGTCAAAGTTCGTAAAGTAAATACTTTGATTAG GCCTGATGGAACGAAGAAAGCATATGTGATGTTGAATAGAGAATTCAATGCTTCAGATCTCGCAAAGAAGATAGGAATCTTCCCTAGCAGTGGCTGA